A DNA window from Micromonospora sp. NBC_01739 contains the following coding sequences:
- a CDS encoding phenylacetate--CoA ligase family protein — MINSEQRLATVLTATRELRERGGTIPGADFYSDKIAAVWTRARNAPAYAKLGDFSWEAFTALEVTPKNRLKEDPWEFFAATVDDGIKYYETTGTTGQATPTPRLVDDLVWNTVSVAQAWQGMLREDDRVLSLLPSDIVPVGDLVATVCEHLDLLHARAYPFATGISDWDRLASLWTTLRPTVLFLAPGVALQLTRLFKQRGLLTELRASVRTIMLLGEVSVPAMRARLGQWWGATAYNASYGSTETGTLAAACRHDRLHLLTAANYCELLTAEGLTDAHRPGTGRLVVTPLNLHARPLLRYDTGDDVVIGTDCPCGTATPDVTVLGRGTDGIQIRDVTITPHLVEQVVYGQTTATGYLLEVAPDRLRLLLERDVDADREAEPERAAAVREAFRDRFGLDDTEVLFLNSLPSTTKSGGSQKSWKRSNIRILEAS, encoded by the coding sequence ATGATCAATTCGGAACAGCGGCTGGCCACGGTGCTGACGGCCACCCGCGAGCTACGCGAGCGGGGTGGGACCATCCCGGGAGCCGACTTCTACAGCGACAAGATCGCGGCGGTGTGGACCCGGGCACGCAACGCCCCGGCGTACGCCAAGCTCGGCGACTTCAGCTGGGAGGCTTTCACCGCCCTGGAGGTCACCCCGAAGAACCGGCTGAAGGAGGACCCCTGGGAGTTCTTCGCCGCCACGGTCGACGACGGCATCAAGTACTACGAGACCACCGGCACCACCGGGCAGGCCACCCCGACCCCCCGGCTGGTCGACGACCTGGTGTGGAACACCGTGTCGGTCGCCCAGGCCTGGCAGGGCATGTTGCGCGAGGACGATCGGGTGCTCAGCCTGCTGCCCTCGGACATCGTTCCGGTCGGCGACCTGGTCGCCACCGTCTGCGAACACCTCGACCTGCTGCACGCCCGGGCCTACCCCTTCGCCACCGGGATCTCCGACTGGGACCGGCTGGCCAGTCTGTGGACCACCCTCCGACCCACCGTGCTGTTCCTCGCACCCGGGGTGGCGTTGCAGCTCACCCGGCTGTTCAAGCAGCGCGGGCTGCTGACCGAACTGCGCGCCTCGGTACGCACCATCATGCTGCTCGGCGAGGTCAGCGTGCCGGCCATGCGGGCCCGGCTGGGCCAGTGGTGGGGTGCCACCGCGTACAACGCCAGCTACGGCAGCACCGAGACCGGCACCCTGGCCGCCGCCTGCCGGCACGATCGGCTGCACCTGCTGACCGCGGCCAATTACTGCGAACTGCTCACCGCCGAGGGCCTGACCGACGCGCACCGACCGGGCACCGGTCGGCTGGTGGTCACCCCACTGAACCTGCACGCCCGCCCCCTGCTGCGCTACGACACCGGCGACGACGTGGTGATCGGCACCGACTGCCCGTGCGGCACGGCCACCCCGGACGTGACCGTGCTCGGGCGGGGCACCGACGGCATACAGATCCGGGACGTCACCATCACCCCGCACCTCGTGGAGCAGGTCGTGTACGGCCAGACCACCGCGACGGGCTACCTGCTGGAGGTGGCGCCCGACCGGCTCCGCCTGCTGCTGGAACGGGACGTCGACGCCGACCGGGAGGCCGAGCCGGAGCGGGCCGCCGCCGTACGCGAGGCCTTCCGGGACCGGTTCGGACTCGACGACACCGAGGTGCTGTTCCTCAACTCGCTACCCAGCACCACCAAGAGCGGCGGATCCCAGAAGAGCTGGAAACGCTCCAACATCCGGATCCTGGAGGCCTCGTGA
- a CDS encoding AMP-binding protein, whose protein sequence is MTPIGNPPVAPTGDDSPWTHTELAAQAAARARRDGGLLVCSGGTTGTPKITALSPDLGVTRVLASWQPLGPGDVLLNLFSVGKMWGAQYFYNAFALRSRAVVAPMGALNPAEVRQWAPDLINMGVTAIAGAPNVLAHFADAVREIGLSLPVRAALWSGEPMTAARQRAIRAAFPQVGFWGNYGSIETFVIATSGPRCRLGAMHLLPDQVIEPDEGGALLTRHGEGWPTDARRFRLGDRIAATGCPCGEADAIEVLGRADDNFKLGGGMISAGVLLRNAAGLDGVEDVQLVLYRDPRVPAAVVGLRLRYTGPNPDAEGIREQLVQGYEDLEVLNRHSPEAVVVERVSAVTRHPATDKVVPVLWENAEDLAGVAS, encoded by the coding sequence GTGACCCCGATCGGCAACCCACCCGTCGCCCCCACCGGCGACGACTCCCCGTGGACCCACACCGAGTTGGCCGCGCAGGCCGCAGCCCGGGCCCGGCGCGACGGCGGCCTGCTGGTGTGCAGTGGCGGCACCACCGGCACCCCCAAGATCACGGCCCTCTCCCCCGACCTCGGGGTGACCCGGGTGCTCGCCAGTTGGCAGCCGCTGGGCCCGGGTGACGTGCTGCTCAACCTGTTCTCGGTCGGCAAGATGTGGGGCGCCCAGTACTTCTACAACGCCTTCGCCCTGCGAAGTCGGGCCGTGGTGGCGCCGATGGGTGCGCTCAACCCCGCCGAGGTACGGCAATGGGCACCGGATCTGATCAACATGGGGGTCACCGCGATCGCCGGTGCCCCGAACGTGCTGGCCCACTTCGCCGACGCGGTGCGGGAGATCGGACTGTCCCTGCCGGTACGCGCGGCCCTGTGGTCCGGTGAGCCGATGACCGCCGCCCGGCAGCGGGCCATCCGCGCCGCCTTCCCCCAGGTCGGCTTCTGGGGGAACTACGGCTCGATCGAGACCTTCGTGATCGCCACCAGCGGCCCCCGATGCCGCCTCGGCGCGATGCACCTGTTGCCCGATCAGGTCATCGAGCCCGACGAGGGGGGCGCCCTGCTGACCCGCCACGGGGAGGGCTGGCCGACCGACGCCCGCCGGTTCCGGCTCGGCGACCGGATCGCCGCCACCGGTTGCCCCTGCGGGGAGGCCGATGCCATCGAGGTGCTGGGCCGGGCCGACGACAACTTCAAGCTGGGCGGCGGCATGATCTCGGCCGGGGTGCTGCTGCGCAACGCCGCCGGCCTGGACGGTGTGGAGGACGTCCAACTGGTGCTGTACCGCGATCCCCGGGTGCCGGCCGCCGTGGTCGGCCTCCGGCTGCGCTACACCGGCCCCAACCCCGACGCCGAGGGCATCCGTGAGCAGCTCGTTCAGGGGTACGAGGACCTGGAGGTGTTGAACCGGCACAGCCCGGAGGCGGTGGTCGTCGAACGGGTGAGCGCGGTGACGCGGCATCCCGCCACCGACAAGGTGGTGCCGGTGCTCTGGGAGAACGCCGAGGATCTGGCCGGGGTGGCGTCGTGA
- a CDS encoding ATP-grasp domain-containing protein, with product MSMIRKRILYLFPDRSSAQARRWEHEEFWPTYRRAAAEAGMDFAVADPEHVLIAGDTAYWRDEPLDPARDIVVYDARTEPVHEPALWWGLSLTRCLQALGFWLAIPLDQAVLTNDKFATARELADSPVPVIPSVRVNTGRDVDRLGHQNLVPDSWFPVFVKPVSWGRGLGCVRCPDRATLDAVLGLASGSAASMLVQPSVGTVVADLRVVAVEGEIVAMYDRIPGSDSHVANVSRGARVQERDTVEQSVHDLVALVHRRFDLAYVCVDLLRTDSGQLWFSELEADGAVTGLFGDPEAIKRVVGGRFRAYAARHDRHYRQGAVR from the coding sequence ATGAGCATGATCCGCAAGCGGATCCTCTACCTGTTTCCGGACCGTTCCTCCGCCCAGGCCCGGCGCTGGGAACACGAGGAATTCTGGCCCACCTACCGACGGGCCGCCGCCGAGGCCGGCATGGACTTCGCGGTGGCCGACCCGGAACACGTACTGATCGCCGGCGACACGGCGTACTGGCGGGACGAGCCGCTGGACCCGGCCCGGGACATCGTGGTCTACGACGCCCGTACCGAGCCGGTGCACGAGCCGGCGTTGTGGTGGGGGCTCAGCCTCACCCGCTGCCTGCAGGCCCTCGGCTTCTGGCTGGCCATCCCCCTGGACCAGGCGGTACTCACCAACGACAAGTTCGCCACCGCCCGGGAACTGGCCGACTCCCCCGTGCCGGTCATCCCCTCCGTGCGGGTCAACACCGGTCGTGACGTGGATCGGCTAGGGCACCAGAACCTGGTGCCGGATTCCTGGTTCCCGGTCTTCGTCAAACCGGTGTCCTGGGGGCGGGGCCTGGGCTGTGTCCGCTGCCCGGACCGGGCCACCCTGGACGCGGTGCTCGGACTGGCCTCCGGCAGCGCGGCGAGCATGCTGGTGCAGCCGTCGGTCGGCACGGTCGTCGCCGACCTGCGGGTGGTCGCCGTGGAGGGCGAGATCGTCGCCATGTACGACCGCATCCCCGGTTCGGACTCCCATGTCGCCAATGTCAGTCGCGGGGCCCGGGTCCAGGAACGCGACACCGTCGAGCAGTCCGTGCACGACCTCGTCGCCCTGGTGCACCGCAGGTTCGACCTCGCGTACGTCTGTGTCGACCTGCTCCGCACCGACTCCGGTCAGCTCTGGTTCTCCGAGCTGGAGGCCGACGGGGCGGTCACCGGCCTGTTCGGCGACCCCGAGGCGATCAAGCGGGTCGTCGGTGGGCGGTTCCGGGCCTACGCCGCACGTCATGACCGTCACTACCGCCAAGGAGCTGTCAGGTGA
- a CDS encoding SDR family NAD(P)-dependent oxidoreductase, giving the protein MPRVVVVSGGGTGIGRAIASRFAADGDEVYVLGRRREPLEKLAAEHPNVRAVPVDLTVAADLLEAARTMPTAVDVLVNNAGGIVDDPGPGTEGVFAGYQLTIEANLLSAMMLTDALWPALRRPGGRVVNISSIAAHRGGGDAYAAAKAGLLGWGFGLARKGGPDGITVNAVVPGYVQDTEFFNERGRSARHDQLVAETLLGRAGTPEDIAAAVRFLAGSEASWITGQVLGVNGGALFGR; this is encoded by the coding sequence ATGCCCAGGGTTGTGGTAGTGAGCGGCGGCGGTACCGGCATCGGGCGGGCGATCGCCAGCCGGTTCGCCGCGGACGGCGACGAGGTGTACGTGCTCGGCCGCCGCCGGGAACCGCTCGAGAAGCTGGCCGCGGAACACCCCAACGTGCGTGCCGTACCGGTGGACCTGACCGTGGCGGCCGACCTGCTGGAGGCCGCCCGGACCATGCCCACCGCGGTCGACGTGCTGGTCAACAACGCCGGTGGCATCGTCGACGACCCGGGGCCCGGTACCGAGGGGGTGTTCGCCGGCTACCAGCTGACCATCGAGGCCAACCTGCTGTCCGCGATGATGCTCACCGACGCGTTGTGGCCGGCGCTGCGCCGCCCCGGCGGCCGAGTCGTCAACATCAGCTCGATCGCCGCCCACCGGGGTGGCGGGGACGCCTACGCCGCGGCCAAGGCCGGGCTGCTCGGCTGGGGCTTCGGGCTGGCCCGCAAGGGCGGCCCGGACGGCATCACCGTCAACGCGGTGGTGCCCGGCTACGTGCAGGACACCGAGTTCTTCAACGAACGCGGTCGGTCGGCCCGACACGACCAACTGGTCGCGGAGACCCTGCTGGGCCGGGCCGGTACCCCGGAGGACATCGCCGCCGCCGTGCGGTTCCTGGCCGGCTCCGAGGCCTCCTGGATCACCGGGCAGGTCCTCGGGGTCAACGGCGGCGCCCTGTTCGGGCGATGA
- a CDS encoding RiPP maturation radical SAM C-methyltransferase, with amino-acid sequence MDLLLVTMPWAALDTPSLALGILQVAARDAGATVHTRYANLDFFDWAAQTLGLDTEVYDQLATHSYFEGHGDWVFSAVLHDRPHHRVAEFLRHAEDLDQRQRDLAVELHRRSDDFLDDLADGIAASGPAVVGLTTTFQQNTASLALARRLKARAPEITIVFGGANCDGRQGAALHRNFPYVDYVVRGEGDRALPLLLEVIGGTGDPAGVPGLCWRDRDGASRANPQARVPLPAHQLPDPEFTAYFDRLEHSAVRHHIEPKLVLEGSRGCWWGEKHHCTFCGLNGSLMQFRSKDAERFLREILDQARRHHLLDVVAVDNILDMGFLQTLLPALGDHDYDLRIHYEIKSNLSYRQLRLLAEAGLVQVQPGVESLSTRVLKLMDKGVTGCQNVRHLRDAQSAGIWVSWNYLYGFPGEHENDYHQVIDQLPALHHLVPPEAVTRLAIERFSPYFDQPDLGFSEPRPAGHYARVYDLPEAELHDLAYLFDAAPAGIAEPTVERLHQAVAQWRAAHDSGRFTHCDLGHKIVLVSRRPGFDWSVHTIHDPVELAAFRLLADPRSVASLARRLTAQVGATVTESRVERLLADWREAGIVYHDADRWVHVATLATNGELTRLAHRSPGLVPAGVAPGSAPAGTGITLHRWRDYHGRAGRLPGMDLGRIRITGNAAAEVAELYRSGVRRVALVETTDLTAQADPATAVLALELVRELTAWGVVVDWRLHLDPGGPPAALTHLHPPAEIVGAATEQRLSWVDGFFLGRLSYRQGPGFLEIRDHREGVLNRIIVDDPAYLDAIGRLVRDPAARVSAPILSELAAESLILAVGDRHWWAPYRPRRWPQPPFQV; translated from the coding sequence ATGGATCTTCTGCTCGTCACCATGCCGTGGGCGGCTCTCGACACCCCGTCGCTGGCCCTGGGGATTCTTCAGGTCGCGGCCCGGGACGCGGGGGCGACCGTCCACACCCGCTACGCCAACCTCGACTTCTTCGACTGGGCCGCACAGACCCTCGGACTGGACACCGAGGTCTACGACCAGTTGGCCACCCATTCCTACTTCGAGGGACACGGCGACTGGGTGTTCTCCGCCGTGCTGCACGACCGCCCGCACCATCGGGTGGCCGAGTTCCTGCGCCACGCGGAGGATCTGGACCAGCGGCAGCGGGACCTCGCCGTCGAGCTGCACCGGCGCAGCGACGACTTCCTCGACGACCTGGCCGACGGCATCGCCGCCAGCGGGCCTGCGGTGGTCGGTCTGACCACGACCTTCCAGCAGAACACCGCCTCCCTGGCGCTCGCCCGGCGACTCAAGGCACGGGCACCGGAGATCACCATCGTGTTCGGGGGTGCCAACTGCGACGGCCGGCAGGGTGCGGCCCTGCACCGCAACTTCCCCTACGTGGACTACGTCGTGCGGGGGGAGGGCGATCGGGCCCTGCCCCTGTTGCTCGAGGTGATCGGCGGCACCGGTGACCCGGCCGGGGTGCCGGGGCTGTGCTGGCGCGATCGTGACGGGGCCAGCCGGGCAAACCCGCAGGCCCGGGTCCCGTTGCCCGCCCATCAGCTACCCGACCCGGAGTTCACGGCCTACTTCGACCGGCTGGAACACTCGGCGGTGCGACACCACATCGAGCCCAAGCTGGTGCTCGAAGGCTCCCGCGGCTGCTGGTGGGGCGAGAAGCACCACTGCACCTTCTGCGGACTCAACGGCTCCCTGATGCAGTTCCGCAGCAAGGATGCCGAGCGGTTCCTGCGGGAGATCCTCGACCAGGCCCGGCGACATCACCTGCTCGACGTGGTGGCGGTCGACAACATCCTGGACATGGGCTTCCTCCAGACCCTGCTGCCCGCCCTCGGCGACCACGACTACGACCTGCGCATCCACTACGAGATCAAGTCCAACCTCAGCTACCGCCAGCTACGGCTGCTAGCCGAGGCCGGTCTGGTGCAGGTGCAGCCCGGCGTCGAGAGTCTCAGCACCCGGGTGCTCAAGCTGATGGACAAGGGGGTGACCGGCTGCCAGAACGTCCGGCACCTGCGGGACGCGCAGTCGGCCGGGATCTGGGTGTCCTGGAACTACCTGTATGGCTTCCCCGGGGAGCACGAGAACGACTACCACCAGGTGATCGACCAGCTGCCGGCCCTGCATCACCTCGTTCCGCCGGAGGCGGTAACCCGGCTGGCGATCGAACGGTTCAGCCCGTACTTCGACCAGCCCGATCTGGGGTTCAGCGAGCCACGTCCGGCCGGGCACTACGCCCGGGTGTACGACCTGCCCGAGGCCGAGCTGCACGACCTGGCGTACCTGTTCGACGCCGCGCCCGCCGGCATCGCCGAGCCGACGGTCGAGCGGCTGCACCAGGCCGTCGCGCAGTGGCGCGCGGCGCACGACAGTGGACGGTTCACCCACTGCGACCTGGGGCACAAGATCGTGCTGGTCAGCCGGCGGCCCGGTTTCGACTGGTCGGTGCACACCATCCACGATCCGGTCGAACTGGCCGCGTTCCGGCTGCTGGCCGATCCTCGCAGCGTCGCCTCGCTGGCCCGTCGCCTCACCGCCCAGGTCGGCGCGACCGTCACCGAGAGCCGGGTGGAACGACTGCTGGCGGACTGGCGGGAGGCCGGCATCGTCTACCACGACGCCGACCGCTGGGTCCATGTCGCCACCCTGGCCACCAACGGGGAACTGACCCGGCTGGCGCACCGCTCCCCCGGTCTGGTCCCGGCCGGCGTAGCCCCCGGGTCGGCGCCGGCCGGTACAGGCATCACCCTGCACCGGTGGCGCGACTACCACGGCCGGGCCGGGCGGCTGCCCGGCATGGACCTGGGCCGGATCCGGATCACCGGCAACGCGGCGGCGGAAGTGGCCGAGCTGTACCGGTCCGGGGTGCGGCGGGTGGCTCTGGTCGAGACGACCGACCTGACCGCGCAGGCCGATCCGGCGACGGCGGTACTCGCGCTGGAACTGGTGCGGGAGCTGACCGCCTGGGGCGTGGTGGTCGACTGGCGGCTGCACCTGGACCCGGGCGGACCACCGGCCGCGCTCACCCATCTGCATCCCCCGGCGGAGATCGTCGGCGCCGCCACCGAGCAGCGTCTGAGCTGGGTAGACGGCTTCTTCCTCGGCCGGCTCTCCTACCGGCAGGGGCCGGGCTTCCTGGAGATCCGCGACCATCGCGAGGGGGTGCTCAACCGCATCATCGTCGACGATCCGGCCTACCTCGACGCCATCGGCAGGCTGGTGCGTGACCCGGCCGCCCGGGTGTCCGCCCCAATCCTGTCCGAGCTGGCCGCCGAGTCCCTGATTCTGGCCGTCGGTGACCGGCACTGGTGGGCGCCGTACCGGCCGCGCCGCTGGCCACAGCCGCCCTTCCAGGTCTGA
- a CDS encoding AfsR/SARP family transcriptional regulator, translated as MLEFRVLGPVEVWRDGEAVELSGRKMRAMLATLLLSANKVVVTERLVAMLWGERPPPTAVAQLHKYVSQLRTKLGPDCVVRHGAGYQLRIGQNVLDLHVFERLVRTARAALEAGRPAEAAGEIGAALALWRGEPIADVTEHLIGAEAAALAEKRLAAMMDKIEIGLAQGRHAEVIGELQSLLPRHPLNENLRRYLILALYRAGRVGEALSAYHEARTCLAEELGLDPGPELQALHEAMLIGDSGLHQAGRVTRPAAAASPAQLPLSIADFTGRADTLRQICRQLTTGDDEAVVIVAVSGKGGVGKTTVAVQAARKIVDSYPDGQLYLWLRGTDPRPLEPLSALQRFLRALGVEDWTIPDTVDECAEMYRSCLAGRRVLIVLDDAADEAQIRPLLPGSPTCAVLVTSRPRLVGLEGAHFHNLDVFTAAESVELLTRIAGEQRLGEDHRTVRRITALCGHLPLAVRIAAARIAQNGHGDLTRFARRLADRRRRLDVLVVGDLEVRASLAIGYQGLGPAEKKAFSLLGLLDAPDFAAWVVAPLLGITLDEAEDLVEELVNSQLLDIVGYDAAGQIRYRYHDLVRLYARERAEADLPDEQRKVALSRALGAWLTLVAEADERFHGTRFRGWSPRPFADTAYHDPFDPGYIDQLLADPLAWFETERAALVAGVAQAHLAGLSPLAWALAECMTEFLELRHQYADWESVHSRALDACVAQGNEIGTAITLMRLARLRFIRMDRPTAITLVQRAGGILQRIGHKAIEAEAHVIHAAVRRASGDHEDALDLVEQAIELARAADNAVAEARATRELGEIHYELSHWDEAAEAFRVAIKLARRLDNRREEALSLRCLAIVLRHRGELEAARRTAEAALTIFHELGDRPYEAFSCLTLGLVLLRMGDPSARRIISGGRRLLGEMNLGFGSGEALCAQAALDLADGRTAEGLDRLIESISILRNDPVHHVLISAVGLLGQALERIGEVETAAVIRRRAEELPAMIGERIPAGILEVGALRPQERGGSAAEEFREAAHLG; from the coding sequence ATGCTCGAATTCCGTGTGCTCGGCCCCGTGGAAGTATGGCGTGACGGTGAGGCGGTAGAGCTTAGCGGCCGCAAGATGCGGGCCATGCTGGCCACCCTGCTGCTGTCCGCCAACAAGGTGGTGGTGACGGAGCGGCTGGTCGCCATGCTCTGGGGCGAGCGACCCCCGCCCACCGCCGTCGCCCAGCTGCACAAATACGTCTCCCAGCTACGCACGAAGCTCGGCCCGGACTGTGTGGTGCGCCATGGCGCCGGTTATCAGCTGCGCATCGGGCAGAACGTGCTCGACCTGCACGTCTTCGAGCGGCTGGTACGCACGGCGCGGGCGGCGCTGGAGGCCGGTCGGCCGGCGGAGGCGGCCGGGGAGATCGGTGCCGCACTGGCCCTGTGGCGGGGTGAGCCGATCGCCGACGTCACCGAACATCTGATCGGCGCCGAAGCGGCAGCCCTGGCCGAGAAACGGCTGGCCGCCATGATGGACAAGATCGAAATCGGCCTGGCCCAGGGACGGCACGCCGAGGTGATCGGCGAGTTGCAGTCGCTGTTGCCCCGGCATCCGCTCAACGAGAACCTGCGCCGATATCTGATTCTGGCCCTCTACCGGGCCGGTCGGGTCGGTGAGGCGCTGTCGGCCTACCATGAGGCGCGCACCTGCCTGGCCGAGGAGTTGGGCCTGGATCCGGGGCCGGAACTTCAGGCGTTGCACGAGGCCATGCTGATCGGGGACTCGGGGCTGCACCAGGCCGGCCGGGTGACACGGCCCGCTGCCGCCGCCTCCCCGGCACAGTTGCCGCTGTCGATAGCGGACTTCACCGGCCGGGCGGACACCCTGCGACAGATCTGCCGACAGCTCACCACGGGCGACGACGAGGCCGTGGTGATCGTCGCGGTCAGCGGCAAGGGTGGTGTCGGCAAGACCACGGTGGCCGTGCAGGCGGCCCGCAAGATCGTCGACTCGTACCCGGACGGTCAGCTCTACCTGTGGCTGCGCGGCACCGACCCCCGGCCCCTGGAGCCACTGTCCGCCCTTCAGCGGTTCCTGCGGGCCCTCGGGGTGGAGGACTGGACCATCCCCGACACGGTCGACGAGTGCGCCGAGATGTACCGCAGTTGCCTGGCCGGCCGACGGGTGCTCATCGTGCTCGACGACGCTGCTGACGAGGCACAGATCCGCCCGCTGCTACCCGGCTCACCCACCTGCGCGGTGCTGGTGACCAGCCGGCCCCGGCTGGTCGGCCTGGAGGGAGCGCACTTCCACAACCTGGACGTGTTCACGGCCGCCGAATCGGTGGAACTGCTCACCCGCATAGCGGGTGAGCAACGACTGGGCGAGGACCATCGGACCGTACGACGGATCACCGCGCTCTGCGGCCACCTGCCGCTGGCGGTACGGATCGCCGCCGCCCGCATCGCTCAGAACGGACACGGTGATCTGACCCGGTTCGCCCGGCGGCTGGCCGACCGCCGCCGCCGGCTCGACGTGCTCGTGGTCGGCGATCTGGAGGTACGCGCCAGCCTGGCGATCGGATACCAGGGGCTGGGCCCCGCGGAGAAGAAGGCCTTCAGCCTGCTCGGCCTGCTCGACGCTCCGGACTTCGCGGCCTGGGTGGTCGCACCCCTGCTCGGGATCACCCTCGACGAAGCCGAGGACCTCGTCGAGGAACTGGTCAACAGCCAGTTGCTGGACATCGTCGGCTACGACGCCGCCGGTCAGATCCGCTACCGATACCACGACCTGGTGCGGTTGTACGCCCGCGAACGGGCCGAGGCCGACCTGCCGGACGAACAACGCAAGGTGGCCCTGTCGCGGGCCCTGGGGGCCTGGCTCACCCTGGTCGCCGAAGCCGACGAACGCTTCCACGGCACCCGGTTCCGGGGCTGGTCACCACGCCCCTTCGCGGACACGGCGTACCACGACCCCTTCGACCCGGGGTACATCGACCAGTTGCTGGCCGACCCGTTGGCCTGGTTCGAGACCGAGCGGGCGGCGCTGGTCGCCGGGGTGGCGCAGGCACACCTGGCCGGGCTCAGCCCGCTGGCCTGGGCGTTGGCCGAGTGCATGACGGAGTTCCTGGAACTGCGCCATCAGTACGCCGACTGGGAATCGGTGCACAGTCGAGCGCTGGACGCCTGCGTCGCGCAGGGCAACGAGATCGGCACCGCGATCACCCTGATGCGCCTGGCCCGGCTGCGCTTCATCCGCATGGACCGGCCCACCGCCATCACGCTGGTGCAACGGGCCGGCGGGATCCTGCAGCGCATCGGGCACAAGGCGATCGAGGCGGAGGCCCATGTCATCCATGCCGCCGTCCGGCGGGCCAGTGGTGATCACGAAGACGCGCTGGACCTGGTGGAGCAGGCCATCGAACTGGCCCGGGCCGCCGACAACGCGGTGGCCGAGGCCCGCGCCACCCGGGAACTGGGCGAGATCCACTACGAGCTGAGTCACTGGGACGAGGCCGCCGAGGCCTTCCGGGTGGCGATCAAACTGGCCCGCCGCCTGGACAATCGGCGGGAGGAGGCGCTGTCCCTGCGCTGCCTCGCGATCGTCCTGCGTCATCGCGGGGAGTTGGAGGCCGCCCGGCGTACCGCCGAGGCGGCGCTGACCATCTTCCACGAGCTGGGCGACCGACCGTACGAGGCGTTCAGTTGTCTCACCCTGGGGTTGGTCCTGCTGCGGATGGGTGATCCCTCGGCGCGGCGCATCATCAGCGGGGGTCGGCGCCTGCTCGGCGAGATGAATCTGGGGTTCGGGTCCGGGGAGGCCCTCTGCGCCCAGGCCGCGCTGGACCTCGCCGACGGGCGTACGGCCGAGGGCCTGGACCGGCTGATCGAGTCGATCTCGATCCTGCGCAACGATCCCGTGCATCACGTACTGATCTCCGCCGTCGGCCTGCTCGGCCAGGCACTGGAGCGGATCGGTGAGGTCGAGACGGCGGCGGTCATCCGGCGCCGGGCCGAGGAACTGCCCGCCATGATCGGCGAACGGATACCGGCCGGGATCCTGGAGGTCGGCGCGTTACGCCCCCAGGAACGAGGGGGAAGCGCAGCGGAAGAATTCAGGGAAGCGGCGCACCTAGGGTGA